Proteins from a single region of Chaetodon trifascialis isolate fChaTrf1 chromosome 10, fChaTrf1.hap1, whole genome shotgun sequence:
- the LOC139338177 gene encoding monoacylglycerol lipase ABHD2-like: protein MTTEDGDMNTFSPELPAMFDGVKLAAVATVLYIIVRCLNLKSTTAPPDITYQDTPLSRFLLKSCPMLTKEYIPPLLWGKSGHLQTALYGKMGRVNTPTPCGVRKFLSMQDGATATFDLFEAHGDHSTGDDITMVICPGIGNHSEKNYIRTFVDHSQRQGYRCAVLNHLGALPNMELTSPRMFTYGCTWEFAAMVGHIKRAFPQTLLVVVGFSLGGNIVCKFLGENKSNQDRVLCSVSVCQGYSALRAQETFLQWDQCRRLYNFVLADNMKKLILSHRSSLLSLNSSNISDADMNRLYAATSLMQIDDSIMRKFHGYSSLKEYYEKESCVHYIHNVTVPLLLVNSSDDPLVHQSLLAIPRTLAEKMPNVIFALTQHGGHLGFFEGAVLFPQPLTWMDKVIVEYTDAICRWERDRPACQRSSHQDVNSHLQSTGVTVSG, encoded by the exons ATGACCACGGAGGACGGTGACATGAACACCTTCAGCCCGGAGCTGCCCGCCATGTTCGATGGTGTGAAGCTGGCAGCTGTGGCAACTGTCCTCTACATCATCGTCCGCTGTCTGAACCTGAAGAGTACCACAGCACCACCAGACATCACCTACCAGGACACACCGCTCAGCCGCTTCCTGCTTAAATCCTGCCCAATGCTGACCAAAGA ATACATTCCTCCCTTGCTGTGGGGTAAGAGTGGTCATCTGCAGACAGCTCTGTATGGCAAGATGGGACGAGTCAACACCCCGACGCCCTGCGGGGTCCGCAAGTTCCTCTCAATGCAGGACGGGGCCACggcgacctttgacctctttgaAGCACATGGAGATCACAGCACAGGAg atgacATTACCATGGTAATCTGCCCTGGGATCGGTAACCATAGCGAGAAGAACTACATTCGGACCTTTGTGGATCACTCCCAGCGGCAGGGTTACCGCTGTGCTGTTCTCAACCACCTGGGAGCTCTGCCCAACATGGAGCTCACATCGCCGCGCATGTTCACCTACG GTTGTACCTGGGAGTTTGCGGCCATGGTGGGCCACATCAAGCGAGCTTTTCCCCAGACACTGCTGGTGGTAGTGGGCTTCAGTCTGGGGGGAAACATTGTCTGTAAGTTCCTGGGTGAGAACAAATCGAACCAGGACAGAGTGCTCTGCTCTGTCAGCGTCTGTCAGGGATACAGCGCCCTCAG GGCCCAGGAAACATTCCTCCAGTGGGATCAGTGCCGGAGGCTCTACAACTTCGTGTTAGCGGACAACATGAAGAAGCTCATCCTTTCACACAG GAGCAGTTTGCTCAGCCTGAACTCCAGCAACATCAGCGATGCTGACATGAACAGGCTGTACGCAGCCACGTCTCTGATGCAGATCGATGACAGCATCATGAG AAAATTTCATGGCTACAGCTCGTTGAAGGAGTACTACGAGAAGGAGAGCTGTGTGCACTACATCCACAAC GTGACTGTGCCTCTCCTCCTGGTAAACTCCTCAGACGACCCACTAGTTCATCAGTCACTGCTGGCTATTCCTCGCACACTCGCAG AGAAGATGCCCAATGTGATATTTGCCCTGACCCAACATGGAGGCCACCTGGGCTTCTTTGAGGGAGCCGTGCTGTTCCCTCAGCCCCTCACCTGGATGGACAAGGTCATCGTCGAGTACACCGACGCCATCTGCCGCTGGGAGAGGGACCGGCCAGCCTGCCAGAGGAGCAGCCACCAGGACGTGAACTCCCACCTGCAGAGCACAGGTGTAACAGTCAGCGGGTAA